The Thalassoroseus pseudoceratinae genome has a segment encoding these proteins:
- a CDS encoding DUF3987 domain-containing protein, giving the protein MTDTPITKFLDALDQTIGHKAEPKNDGYLTRCPAHDDHNPSLSIGTGDDGRVLLKCFAGCKVDAICDAVGLTVNDLMPRADSLPPPKKKSTIVATYDYHDEAGELLFQVCRCEPKTFRQRKPDGNGGWDWSVKDVRRVPYRLPGLLAEPTRWVFVVEGEKDADCLAAHGLIATTNAGGAGKDFTEYTGHFSGRNVVILPDNDDPGRSHAEAVARSLNGIAAEVRVVDLPGLPDKGDVSDWFAGDGTVEELQKLVRSASSWEPRETVEEWPSIVSLDKCILPEFPTHVLPDVLRQWVEEEAEATQTPPDLAGMLVMAVVASTIARRVEVEPRPGWREPVNVFIVVVLDPANRKSAVFSDAMRPLEEIEAEMIEDARVSVARAQSERRQLEKRLQAAEKLASTGDSHARHEAGQLAEELAKMPEPQLPCLIIDDATEEVVAQILAEQGGRIASFSPEGGVFDLMAGKYNKNGGTNFTIYLKGHAGENPRSNRVTREAVRIERPALTCAYTIQPAVIQGLADNPAFRGRGLLARFGYAIPRSKIGHRQIAPPPMSDPTREAYRNLIRGLLAIEGENVLRLTGDASAVMVEWEQSIEAMLADDGPLESIKDWGGKLAGATLRLAAVLHCAEHRRPSGRIEKPTILAAIELATYLIPHAEHAFDLMAANDSAAEDDARYILNWIKRHDKKEFTKTDAQQHGKRRFPKADDINSAIETLIHRNYLRQRPTDSSGRGRPPSPTYNVNPQVFHGHSLENRSEYSQKPPANARNGILQNIQHTLPRTR; this is encoded by the coding sequence ATGACCGATACCCCCATCACGAAATTCCTCGACGCCCTGGATCAAACGATCGGACACAAAGCCGAGCCGAAAAACGACGGGTATCTCACTCGATGTCCGGCTCACGATGACCACAATCCCAGTCTGTCGATTGGGACTGGTGACGATGGGCGGGTGTTGTTGAAGTGCTTCGCCGGTTGCAAAGTCGATGCGATCTGTGACGCGGTCGGTCTGACGGTCAATGACTTGATGCCCCGAGCCGATTCACTCCCGCCGCCGAAGAAGAAGTCTACGATCGTAGCAACTTACGATTACCACGACGAAGCTGGCGAGTTGTTGTTCCAAGTCTGCCGATGTGAACCGAAGACGTTCCGCCAGCGAAAGCCTGACGGCAACGGTGGGTGGGATTGGTCGGTCAAGGATGTGCGGCGGGTGCCGTATCGGTTGCCGGGGTTGTTGGCCGAGCCGACGCGGTGGGTGTTCGTCGTCGAGGGCGAGAAGGATGCGGATTGTCTCGCCGCTCACGGATTGATCGCCACGACGAACGCGGGCGGAGCCGGAAAGGATTTTACAGAATATACAGGACACTTTTCGGGGCGGAACGTCGTAATTCTGCCCGATAACGATGATCCCGGCCGATCCCACGCCGAAGCGGTGGCCCGAAGTTTGAACGGGATCGCCGCCGAAGTGCGAGTCGTCGATCTGCCCGGACTGCCGGACAAGGGTGACGTGTCGGATTGGTTCGCCGGTGACGGGACGGTCGAAGAATTGCAGAAGCTGGTTCGGTCCGCAAGTTCGTGGGAGCCACGGGAAACGGTCGAGGAGTGGCCGTCGATTGTGTCACTCGATAAATGCATCCTGCCAGAGTTTCCCACGCACGTTCTGCCGGACGTGCTGCGGCAATGGGTCGAGGAGGAAGCCGAAGCGACGCAGACACCACCGGATTTGGCGGGGATGTTGGTCATGGCGGTGGTGGCCTCGACGATTGCACGCCGGGTGGAAGTCGAGCCACGTCCGGGTTGGCGGGAGCCGGTCAACGTGTTCATAGTGGTGGTGCTCGATCCGGCGAATCGCAAGTCGGCCGTGTTCTCCGATGCCATGCGGCCGTTGGAAGAAATCGAAGCGGAGATGATCGAAGATGCCCGCGTGTCCGTGGCCCGTGCTCAGTCGGAACGGCGGCAACTCGAAAAGCGACTGCAAGCCGCTGAGAAACTTGCCAGCACTGGCGACAGTCACGCCCGCCATGAAGCCGGTCAGTTGGCCGAAGAATTGGCGAAGATGCCCGAACCGCAACTGCCCTGCCTGATCATCGACGATGCCACCGAAGAAGTCGTCGCCCAGATTCTGGCGGAGCAAGGCGGGCGGATCGCCTCGTTCTCGCCGGAGGGTGGTGTGTTCGACTTGATGGCCGGGAAGTACAACAAGAACGGTGGCACGAATTTCACGATCTACTTGAAGGGCCACGCGGGGGAGAATCCACGTTCCAATCGGGTGACGCGGGAAGCGGTGCGGATCGAGCGGCCTGCCCTCACGTGTGCCTACACGATTCAACCGGCGGTGATTCAGGGACTCGCCGACAATCCGGCGTTCCGTGGACGCGGGTTGCTCGCCCGCTTCGGCTATGCAATCCCCCGCAGTAAGATCGGCCACCGACAGATCGCTCCACCGCCGATGTCCGATCCAACCCGCGAAGCGTATCGGAATCTAATTCGTGGCCTGTTGGCAATCGAGGGAGAAAACGTGTTGCGGTTAACCGGCGACGCCTCCGCTGTGATGGTCGAATGGGAGCAATCCATCGAGGCGATGTTGGCCGATGACGGTCCTTTGGAGTCGATCAAGGATTGGGGCGGCAAACTCGCCGGGGCCACGCTCCGGTTGGCGGCGGTGTTGCATTGTGCGGAGCATCGCAGGCCGAGTGGTCGGATCGAGAAGCCCACGATCCTGGCGGCGATCGAGTTGGCGACCTATCTCATCCCGCACGCGGAACACGCCTTCGATCTGATGGCCGCCAATGATTCCGCCGCCGAAGACGATGCCCGCTACATCCTGAATTGGATCAAACGTCACGACAAAAAGGAGTTTACGAAGACGGACGCCCAGCAGCACGGAAAACGCCGATTTCCCAAGGCGGACGATATCAATTCGGCGATCGAAACCCTGATCCACCGCAACTATCTCCGCCAGCGTCCCACCGACAGCAGCGGACGCGGACGGCCACCATCACCCACCTACAACGTGAACCCCCAGGTGTTCCATGGCCATTCGCTCGAAAACCGTTCTGAATATTCTCAGAAACCCCCGGCGAACGCACGGAATGGCATTTTGCAGAATATCCAGCACACATTGCCGCGAACCCGATGA
- a CDS encoding helix-turn-helix domain-containing protein, producing MSERNENATMPLLVDEPTAAEMLSISPRKLWGLADAGEIPCLKVGRLKRYAVRDLLAWIEANTKGGDQ from the coding sequence ATGTCTGAACGAAATGAGAATGCGACGATGCCGTTGTTGGTCGATGAACCGACTGCCGCCGAGATGCTGTCAATCTCACCCCGCAAGTTGTGGGGATTGGCCGATGCGGGGGAGATTCCCTGTCTGAAGGTTGGCCGCTTGAAGCGGTACGCGGTGCGGGATTTGTTGGCCTGGATCGAGGCGAACACGAAGGGGGGCGATCAATGA
- a CDS encoding vWA domain-containing protein encodes MATPVPTQQSPPQPTSSWRGSTKLPEHVPTHDWQTETPPPRRNRTVPKFFAVVCLLIALGFLAMFVVTALDAPAKTPIVFVDGYATDAVANRWGEEDLQRFAALDGQTASVVKLAVRNRADSGGLVGLAEVIRRQRQQIAAAQCFVLVLNAPKGVNDANEPAFLLPKSDPLDSTTWVSLPEILDQVAVSLQEELPDNAEQISTLLMIDAPDSRSNLVAGMVRNRFSPVTVKWLKSQYRENRYRQFSVLLGGSADQTATVSDGRGARAFAFAVASGLAGQADRDGNDVVTLEELSTWVTKRVDLWSHQRYGQRQIPQLLHAGPSDLAVIQSLVPSSLATWKRTASNLASSNNPISLQAVDGLWSQWERLRALGVCTRHPVHWHEMTTQLIRLESLVRGGNNTKNSARQLHANLSIGLAQLEKNPSVTSGFNVGDVELYNASIAMRLGLWSEGQVQCFEQFRRSVWNATTCADLQTALQQYRESSDSLPCDLARLVELVVKEAPEASREHHELIGRFAQLCIRVSDAQGPADARNYHELVPVLTHAETARRDLLDAILIGTPEILQDAETSQLGIEQTLVELQRQTQFHQELLSHRDRIWATIPALMRLQDTLTGRPRQLFAATLGGTVELLQTIDASLREPGSIGLDQVENWHSQIVARSNEVQATLDRIYDQFLTAEVLTPEDRELVETLLETGLLASHVDSLNRTPLQQRRTLRDRLIALDDNIEPLPTTDPDLPPWVREPVSETDLPLAWLFDTITSERTPLVDLSKVPTATEFRHRLVIFRERLGRVAETLSRRQANGEKHNISELRRIGWKFRSLATWLRCAEADQIAQTVHNQAWAVRCFGQARSTLDDFLAANRPGRPPWFETAAEALLSVGKTLLHPTLSDGREVAEINRRKERRRAVLTSGLPIRGVPVPAALPDDPLKTKLSLVIPPLLQQQLPPGRVAIGVGLNDENRHLTGAAVSIRRGTEAPKVVEWTNPTGVDVTRWRAVADFRGHHFFDSLSLKPVGGVSVVTRQPPIGPAQVVVEGGDFEEQAIMFVLDCSASMTESISREGQTGEVRKLDAARAALLQLLESMEDRNNLHVGVMLYGHRVAAGVNSAAGPQWQRRYISQFPCSAELRPYEDVETILPPGRFRSLEHDLVAQRLRLLLPWGETPLHLSLTQSIRQLGRLNGMRHRTVVVITDGRNYQFDPAADKRRTVADVITEANAADVAVHLVGVGMPDDQRDRARVEFGQIANATAGSCDVDVDDADRLRTKLRGLFDLSRFSIANAMGQRFEKMVGQPVTIPAPKSTPETWTLQWKNQLLDLTIRGNEVLAFRNSPDSESLETVRSQPIPIRVSPIVDNHSQPTGWQCGWLAPQLDDDRLTLTARISNVDQTYLDWDGRFLVIATPQTRDGDSIGNPIVLWESFRQPHTADPTYSWTITRWPSDAASVRLTCWFPKEQPSVQRFEWATMLAKTQQGQPIGPSDPANLQWQIRVDDGAFTLIERFGNTRGSAERFVLQWDSSAPITEATHRRDDRNQVAVHTWKTQAVDVSQLAIERLDLFQFKQHAARMADSVELPIKPRTRTIPLTKFPRTVITR; translated from the coding sequence ATGGCAACACCGGTTCCGACGCAACAGTCCCCACCGCAACCGACGTCGTCATGGCGGGGATCGACCAAGCTTCCCGAACACGTACCGACACACGATTGGCAAACCGAAACCCCGCCACCGCGTCGCAACCGCACGGTTCCGAAGTTCTTCGCCGTGGTCTGCTTGCTGATTGCTCTCGGGTTCTTAGCGATGTTCGTCGTGACCGCCCTCGATGCTCCCGCGAAAACGCCGATCGTGTTCGTCGATGGCTACGCGACCGATGCGGTGGCCAATCGCTGGGGTGAGGAAGACCTGCAACGATTCGCCGCATTGGACGGGCAAACCGCGAGCGTTGTGAAGTTGGCCGTTCGGAATCGAGCCGACTCGGGAGGGTTGGTCGGGTTGGCGGAGGTCATCCGTCGACAGCGTCAACAAATCGCCGCCGCTCAGTGTTTCGTCTTGGTGTTGAACGCCCCGAAAGGTGTCAACGATGCCAACGAACCGGCGTTTCTCCTACCGAAAAGCGATCCGCTCGACAGCACCACTTGGGTTTCCCTGCCCGAAATTCTCGACCAAGTTGCAGTCAGTTTGCAGGAGGAACTTCCCGACAACGCCGAACAAATTTCGACGTTGCTGATGATCGACGCCCCGGATTCGCGGTCGAACTTGGTGGCAGGGATGGTTCGGAATCGGTTCAGCCCGGTCACAGTGAAGTGGCTCAAGTCCCAATATCGAGAGAATCGGTATCGGCAATTCAGTGTGTTGTTGGGTGGTTCTGCCGATCAAACGGCGACCGTGTCGGATGGTCGTGGAGCTCGGGCGTTCGCGTTCGCGGTGGCATCCGGTTTGGCGGGACAGGCGGACCGAGACGGCAACGATGTCGTCACGCTTGAGGAATTGTCGACGTGGGTCACGAAGCGAGTCGATCTGTGGTCGCATCAACGATATGGTCAACGGCAGATTCCCCAACTGTTGCACGCGGGGCCAAGTGATCTGGCGGTGATCCAAAGTCTGGTGCCCTCCTCGCTGGCGACGTGGAAACGCACCGCGAGCAATCTCGCGTCCTCGAATAACCCGATCAGCTTGCAAGCGGTGGATGGCTTGTGGAGTCAGTGGGAACGCTTACGAGCCCTGGGCGTGTGCACTCGGCATCCGGTGCATTGGCACGAGATGACCACACAATTGATTCGCCTGGAATCGTTGGTCCGAGGCGGAAACAACACGAAAAATTCCGCTAGGCAACTCCACGCGAATCTGTCCATCGGCCTGGCACAATTGGAGAAGAATCCCAGCGTCACGAGTGGTTTCAACGTTGGTGATGTCGAGTTGTATAACGCTTCGATCGCCATGCGACTTGGGTTGTGGAGCGAAGGCCAAGTGCAATGTTTCGAGCAGTTCCGCCGAAGCGTCTGGAATGCCACCACGTGTGCCGACCTTCAAACCGCGTTGCAACAGTATCGGGAATCGTCGGACAGTCTCCCGTGTGATCTGGCACGGTTGGTGGAACTCGTCGTCAAAGAGGCTCCTGAAGCGAGTCGCGAACATCATGAGCTGATCGGGCGATTCGCGCAGCTCTGCATTCGCGTTTCGGACGCTCAAGGACCCGCTGATGCCCGGAATTATCACGAGTTGGTTCCCGTGTTGACCCATGCGGAGACGGCTCGTCGTGACTTGCTCGATGCGATCTTGATCGGCACGCCGGAGATTTTGCAGGATGCCGAGACGAGTCAACTTGGCATCGAACAAACCCTCGTGGAATTGCAGCGACAAACGCAGTTCCATCAGGAGTTGCTCAGTCATCGCGATCGGATTTGGGCCACGATCCCGGCTCTCATGCGACTGCAAGATACGCTCACGGGACGTCCTCGCCAATTGTTCGCCGCGACTTTGGGTGGCACTGTCGAGTTGTTGCAGACGATTGATGCCAGCCTGCGGGAACCGGGTTCGATCGGGTTGGATCAAGTCGAGAATTGGCACTCGCAGATCGTGGCCCGTAGCAATGAAGTGCAAGCGACGCTGGACCGCATCTACGATCAATTCCTCACCGCCGAAGTGCTAACTCCCGAGGACCGAGAGCTGGTCGAAACCCTGCTCGAAACGGGATTGCTCGCGAGTCATGTGGATTCGCTCAATCGCACTCCGTTGCAACAACGGCGAACGTTACGCGATCGGTTAATCGCGTTGGATGACAACATCGAACCGCTGCCCACGACCGATCCGGACTTGCCCCCGTGGGTTCGTGAGCCGGTTTCGGAGACCGATCTTCCGTTGGCCTGGTTGTTCGATACCATCACCTCGGAACGCACGCCGTTGGTCGATTTATCCAAGGTTCCCACCGCGACCGAGTTCCGGCATCGACTGGTCATCTTTCGCGAACGGTTGGGGCGTGTGGCGGAAACTCTTAGCCGCCGACAAGCGAATGGCGAGAAGCATAACATCTCCGAATTGCGACGCATCGGCTGGAAGTTTCGGTCCCTCGCCACTTGGCTGCGGTGTGCGGAAGCGGATCAAATTGCCCAGACCGTTCACAACCAAGCTTGGGCGGTTCGCTGCTTCGGACAAGCCCGTTCCACCCTCGATGATTTCCTCGCCGCCAACCGACCGGGGCGTCCACCGTGGTTCGAGACGGCTGCGGAGGCGTTGCTGTCGGTCGGCAAAACGTTGCTGCATCCGACACTCAGTGACGGACGGGAAGTGGCGGAAATCAATCGTCGGAAGGAACGTCGTCGAGCGGTCCTCACGAGTGGTCTGCCGATTCGCGGTGTCCCGGTTCCGGCGGCGTTGCCCGATGACCCGCTGAAAACCAAACTCTCGCTGGTCATTCCACCCCTGCTCCAGCAACAGTTGCCACCAGGTCGGGTCGCGATTGGCGTGGGATTGAACGATGAAAATCGTCATCTGACCGGAGCCGCCGTTTCGATTCGTCGAGGAACCGAAGCACCGAAAGTCGTCGAGTGGACGAATCCGACGGGCGTTGACGTCACACGTTGGCGAGCGGTTGCGGACTTTCGCGGTCATCACTTCTTCGATTCGCTTTCGCTGAAACCCGTGGGCGGCGTGAGTGTCGTCACAAGACAACCACCGATCGGACCGGCCCAAGTGGTCGTCGAAGGGGGCGACTTCGAGGAGCAGGCCATCATGTTTGTGCTGGATTGCTCCGCTTCCATGACCGAGTCCATCAGCCGCGAAGGACAAACCGGCGAAGTGCGGAAGCTGGATGCGGCTCGGGCGGCCTTGCTGCAACTTCTCGAATCCATGGAAGATCGCAACAACTTGCACGTCGGTGTGATGTTGTACGGGCATCGGGTGGCGGCGGGGGTGAACTCGGCGGCCGGTCCGCAATGGCAACGGCGGTACATCTCCCAGTTCCCCTGCTCTGCCGAACTTCGTCCGTATGAGGATGTCGAAACCATTCTGCCACCCGGACGGTTTCGGTCCCTGGAACACGATCTCGTCGCCCAACGACTCCGTCTGCTGTTGCCTTGGGGCGAAACGCCGTTGCATCTGTCCTTGACGCAGTCCATTCGGCAACTCGGACGACTCAACGGCATGCGACACCGCACGGTGGTCGTGATTACGGACGGACGGAATTATCAGTTCGATCCCGCAGCCGACAAACGGCGCACGGTTGCGGATGTCATCACCGAAGCGAATGCGGCGGATGTTGCGGTGCATCTCGTCGGGGTCGGCATGCCCGATGATCAACGGGATCGGGCCCGTGTGGAGTTCGGACAAATCGCCAATGCAACCGCCGGTTCGTGTGATGTTGATGTCGATGACGCCGACCGCTTGCGAACCAAACTTCGGGGGCTGTTCGATCTGTCGCGGTTCTCGATCGCCAATGCGATGGGGCAACGGTTCGAGAAAATGGTCGGGCAACCCGTCACGATTCCCGCACCGAAATCCACACCGGAAACCTGGACGCTGCAATGGAAGAATCAACTTCTCGATTTGACCATTCGAGGCAACGAAGTGTTGGCGTTCCGGAACTCCCCGGATTCCGAATCGCTGGAAACCGTGCGTTCGCAGCCCATTCCGATTCGGGTCAGTCCGATTGTGGACAACCATTCGCAACCGACCGGATGGCAATGCGGGTGGTTGGCTCCGCAGTTGGATGACGATCGGCTCACGTTGACGGCTCGCATCTCGAACGTCGACCAAACTTATCTCGATTGGGACGGCCGATTTCTCGTGATTGCCACTCCGCAAACTCGCGATGGGGACTCGATTGGCAATCCGATCGTGCTGTGGGAGAGTTTCCGTCAACCGCACACGGCCGATCCCACGTACTCGTGGACAATCACGCGGTGGCCGAGCGACGCCGCCAGCGTTCGTTTGACGTGTTGGTTCCCGAAAGAACAGCCGTCGGTTCAGCGATTCGAATGGGCCACGATGCTCGCGAAAACGCAGCAAGGTCAGCCGATCGGCCCCAGTGATCCGGCGAATCTTCAGTGGCAGATTCGCGTCGACGACGGAGCCTTCACCTTGATCGAACGGTTCGGGAACACTCGCGGTTCCGCCGAGCGATTCGTGCTGCAATGGGATTCGTCGGCTCCCATCACCGAAGCCACGCACCGCCGAGACGACCGCAACCAAGTCGCCGTTCACACCTGGAAAACGCAAGCCGTCGATGTCTCGCAATTGGCGATCGAACGTCTCGATCTGTTCCAGTTCAAGCAGCACGCCGCCCGCATGGCCGACTCCGTAGAACTCCCGATCAAACCCCGCACCCGCACCATCCCCCTCACAAAATTCCCCCGCACCGTCATCACCCGATAA
- a CDS encoding transporter family protein codes for MEETCVVRGLPWIPPVSDVLTKSINMWERLHHRRRMRTLPFLAVAGWMLSLWSVSGAAEPEASRNRIIALLDDARANANEPPPSATVTQAHAHVSGERFVAPVMTASHAIALPPLPDPIEEGEYLPEVESVNTNPNFELAPVPAVEDSSQLAPEPTLAVTDDCPDCWQDEIYIDPLAEPGGPGLVAVANLETWGWNHQTGDFGLGSQQVPFALFDIDSAKPLSQLRLRFDSRYGLAFPDRSEYFWAEPELGPKLPEHSVDYQRYSVRQEIGGESFSVFTEVPLLSIDPVVNPNTTGLGDVIVGQKFLLTNAKNRKWQVAQILTTVLNTGSIHRGLGNGNTALEPGILVRRTLSETTYLHGELKYWIPLGADPKHSGEILRYGLGLSTVAYQTDCFAMMPTLEVITHTVTTGQKTTPTGEVVDVDGETFSNLLFGTRYAWGPPGDLGLFEIGVAGGFLLGNDGFDDARMTFDFRWSF; via the coding sequence GTGGAAGAGACGTGTGTGGTCCGAGGGTTGCCTTGGATTCCGCCGGTTTCGGATGTCCTCACGAAATCGATCAATATGTGGGAACGGCTCCATCACCGACGACGAATGCGGACGCTGCCGTTCCTTGCGGTGGCGGGGTGGATGCTGTCGCTATGGAGTGTCAGCGGTGCGGCGGAACCGGAAGCATCGCGGAACCGCATTATCGCCCTGCTTGATGACGCCCGTGCGAACGCCAACGAACCGCCACCATCGGCGACCGTCACGCAGGCACACGCACACGTCTCGGGAGAGCGTTTCGTTGCACCAGTGATGACGGCCAGTCACGCGATCGCGTTGCCGCCGTTGCCCGATCCGATCGAGGAAGGCGAGTATCTCCCAGAAGTGGAATCCGTCAACACGAATCCAAATTTCGAGTTGGCTCCCGTTCCTGCGGTGGAAGACTCGTCGCAACTTGCTCCGGAACCAACGCTCGCGGTCACGGACGATTGTCCGGATTGCTGGCAGGATGAGATTTACATCGACCCGCTCGCGGAACCGGGCGGTCCTGGGTTGGTCGCGGTGGCGAACTTGGAAACGTGGGGTTGGAACCATCAAACCGGCGACTTTGGTTTGGGCAGCCAACAGGTTCCGTTCGCACTGTTCGACATCGACTCCGCGAAACCGTTGTCTCAATTGCGATTGCGATTCGATAGCCGCTACGGTCTGGCGTTTCCCGATCGCTCGGAATACTTCTGGGCGGAGCCGGAATTAGGGCCGAAACTTCCGGAGCACAGCGTCGATTACCAGCGGTACAGCGTGCGACAGGAAATCGGCGGCGAATCGTTCAGCGTGTTCACGGAAGTCCCGTTGCTGTCGATTGATCCGGTCGTCAATCCGAACACCACGGGATTGGGCGACGTGATCGTGGGGCAAAAGTTCCTGCTCACGAACGCCAAGAATCGCAAATGGCAAGTGGCTCAAATCTTGACGACGGTCCTAAATACCGGGTCGATTCATCGGGGGCTCGGCAATGGGAATACCGCGTTGGAACCGGGAATTCTCGTCCGCCGCACACTCTCGGAAACGACTTACCTGCACGGTGAACTCAAGTACTGGATCCCGCTGGGAGCCGACCCGAAGCACTCCGGGGAAATCCTGCGATACGGGCTCGGCTTGAGCACCGTCGCCTACCAGACCGATTGCTTCGCGATGATGCCGACCTTGGAAGTCATCACTCACACCGTCACCACGGGGCAGAAGACCACGCCCACCGGTGAGGTGGTGGATGTCGATGGCGAAACGTTCTCGAACCTGCTGTTCGGCACACGCTACGCCTGGGGACCGCCGGGCGATTTGGGACTCTTCGAGATCGGTGTCGCCGGTGGCTTTCTGCTTGGCAACGACGGTTTCGATGATGCTCGGATGACCTTCGATTTCCGCTGGAGTTTCTGA
- the tssK gene encoding type VI secretion system baseplate subunit TssK — MRHLPVHWHEGLFLRPQHFQAADRFWTERLQTAEQWDHPYCYGLQSLEFSRDALTNSQLQIDRIQARMPDGTLIALEQGQTPDRLSLRNAWADEDAATVDLTEAFHTSPVVRVYLGVPRFRMGTTNVSQLGQSESRTRFVERQIALQDESQGGNDQTIGLRDLNVRLLLSTDDLDGYDVLPIAQVTRSSAEGSVPEIDFHYIPPLLSVSAWSPLDRDLLRGLHDRIAYKLGVLGEQLASRGLHIQAQEPGDLDRILMLGQLNEAHAQLTALLTSRPRPVEVYRLLCEIVGRLALFSPQRTVADIPAYDHDDLGTVFRRLRELIEAGLENVRDYAYHKRDFRGSGAGLTAVLDPQWFQPDWQWFIGVHRGSLSASEVRELLSPGMLDWKFGSAGQVESLYSQRASGLDLVPLNRVVRDLPTRSAWSFYEVTQNEGRVWRDVVDSQSIGVRIRESLIANPEELRHGGTELRVQNGPRVVSLRFALFAVSEPDA, encoded by the coding sequence ATGCGACATCTTCCCGTTCATTGGCATGAAGGTCTGTTCCTTCGACCTCAACACTTTCAAGCGGCCGATCGGTTCTGGACCGAGCGGTTGCAAACGGCGGAGCAGTGGGATCATCCCTACTGTTACGGGTTGCAATCTTTGGAGTTCAGTCGGGATGCGTTGACGAACTCGCAACTTCAGATCGACCGGATTCAAGCCCGAATGCCCGATGGCACGCTGATCGCGCTCGAACAGGGTCAAACACCGGATCGGCTCAGTCTTCGCAACGCCTGGGCCGATGAGGACGCCGCGACCGTTGATCTTACAGAAGCCTTCCACACGTCGCCCGTCGTTCGTGTCTATCTCGGTGTGCCACGATTTCGGATGGGCACGACGAACGTCTCGCAACTCGGCCAAAGTGAATCTCGCACGCGATTCGTGGAACGCCAAATCGCTTTGCAAGATGAAAGCCAAGGTGGCAACGATCAGACGATCGGCTTGCGAGACCTCAACGTTCGTTTGTTGCTCTCGACCGACGATCTCGACGGCTACGATGTTCTCCCGATCGCTCAAGTGACAAGATCCTCCGCCGAAGGAAGCGTGCCGGAGATCGACTTCCACTACATTCCACCGTTGTTGTCGGTATCGGCGTGGTCGCCATTGGATCGGGACTTACTTCGCGGATTGCACGACCGCATCGCTTACAAGCTCGGTGTGCTGGGTGAGCAGCTTGCCAGTCGCGGTTTGCATATTCAGGCCCAAGAGCCGGGTGATCTCGATCGAATTCTGATGTTGGGGCAACTCAACGAAGCTCATGCCCAATTGACGGCCCTGCTGACATCGCGTCCTCGTCCGGTCGAAGTTTACCGGTTGCTCTGCGAGATCGTGGGCCGGTTGGCGTTATTCAGTCCTCAGCGAACAGTGGCCGACATCCCCGCGTACGATCACGACGACCTGGGCACCGTGTTCCGTCGTCTTCGTGAACTGATCGAAGCAGGCTTGGAGAACGTCCGCGACTACGCCTATCACAAACGTGACTTCCGTGGTTCGGGAGCCGGGTTAACGGCGGTCCTCGATCCACAGTGGTTCCAACCGGATTGGCAATGGTTCATCGGTGTGCATCGCGGTTCCTTGTCGGCGAGCGAAGTCCGGGAACTGCTCAGTCCGGGCATGCTCGATTGGAAGTTCGGTAGTGCCGGGCAAGTGGAATCGCTGTACTCGCAACGGGCATCCGGTTTGGACCTTGTGCCACTCAACCGTGTGGTTCGCGATCTACCAACGCGATCGGCGTGGAGTTTCTACGAAGTCACTCAGAACGAGGGACGTGTTTGGCGGGATGTCGTCGATTCGCAATCGATTGGCGTTCGCATTCGAGAATCGCTGATCGCCAACCCCGAAGAACTTCGTCACGGCGGAACCGAATTGCGAGTGCAAAACGGCCCGCGTGTGGTCTCGCTGCGTTTCGCGTTGTTTGCCGTCTCCGAACCCGATGCGTGA
- a CDS encoding DotU family type IV/VI secretion system protein, protein MTPRFALAVDPIFQRVLTLLDQIAQGRTLDPSTEQHAIRKLMERGEAIVGCCREWDLTRYALVSWIDEMLVDTPWNGADWWNDNILEITLFNSRLSSEQFFHYAAEASEMPQRNAYEVFYNCVLLGFRGFYRSGELDREFSRSMSYPPDLESWLRQAAIGLRLRDDRPELGPLERTLPGAAPLTGRKQFVWSVLLVLMLGIVNIAGYHLWYQP, encoded by the coding sequence ATGACACCTCGATTCGCACTGGCTGTCGATCCGATTTTTCAGCGTGTACTCACGTTGCTCGATCAGATTGCGCAGGGTCGCACGCTTGATCCCTCCACCGAACAACACGCGATCCGAAAACTGATGGAACGTGGTGAAGCAATCGTCGGCTGTTGTCGTGAGTGGGATCTCACTCGCTATGCGTTGGTGAGTTGGATTGACGAAATGCTCGTCGATACGCCGTGGAACGGTGCGGATTGGTGGAACGACAACATCTTGGAAATCACGCTGTTCAATTCCCGTCTGAGTAGCGAACAGTTCTTCCACTACGCGGCGGAAGCATCGGAGATGCCGCAACGCAACGCGTACGAAGTGTTCTACAACTGCGTGCTGCTGGGCTTCCGGGGATTCTATCGGAGTGGCGAATTGGACCGAGAGTTTTCTCGGTCGATGTCGTATCCGCCCGATCTCGAAAGTTGGTTGCGACAAGCCGCGATCGGGTTGCGACTGCGAGACGATCGCCCCGAGTTGGGACCGCTGGAACGAACGCTACCGGGAGCGGCTCCGTTGACTGGTCGAAAACAGTTCGTTTGGTCGGTCTTGCTCGTGTTGATGCTCGGCATCGTCAACATTGCCGGTTACCACCTGTGGTATCAGCCGTAG